Proteins encoded in a region of the Leifsonia sp. PS1209 genome:
- the infA gene encoding translation initiation factor IF-1: MAKKDGVIEIEGSVVEALPNAMFRVELTNGHKVLAHISGKMRQHYIRILPEDRVIVELSPYDLTRGRIVYRYK, from the coding sequence ATGGCCAAAAAAGACGGCGTCATCGAGATCGAAGGATCCGTAGTCGAAGCTCTTCCCAACGCGATGTTCCGCGTTGAGTTGACCAACGGCCACAAGGTCCTTGCCCACATCTCCGGCAAAATGCGCCAGCACTACATCCGCATCCTCCCCGAGGACCGCGTGATCGTGGAGCTGAGCCCATACGACCTGACCCGCGGCCGGATCGTCTACCGCTACAAGTAA
- the rpmJ gene encoding 50S ribosomal protein L36 yields MKVKPSVKKICDKCKVIRRNGRVMVICENPRHKQRQG; encoded by the coding sequence ATGAAGGTCAAGCCCTCCGTCAAGAAGATCTGCGACAAGTGCAAGGTCATCCGTCGTAACGGCCGGGTCATGGTCATCTGCGAGAACCCGCGCCACAAGCAGCGCCAGGGTTAA